One genomic region from Nitrospira sp. encodes:
- a CDS encoding B12-binding domain-containing radical SAM protein, translating into MDHFQVAMAPGRMTMNMSPPPWPKTACSIDRVCLMIPPSVFLLDERVFMTLGILKVAAMLEQAGVAVEVLDLSGISNYEEVVTHHLARGSAGCYGLTATTPQMPAASRIQRLIRTMRPEARVILGGPHVTLIHAALRHEGKRNIFGRAHRAWRQLEDMFDVLVTGDGEFAIFEALGPRPPKLVDGDNPSSPLFLSSHHLAQLPFPARHLVDVESYRYTIDGVRALSLIAQLGCPFGCGFCGGRKSPMLRRMRMREAGHVVEEMVHMYNTYGVTGFMLYDDEMNVNPNVVGLMQSITAAQRRLGVRFHLRGFVKAELFTEEQARAMSDAGFRWILVGFESGHERILTTIQKQASRDENTRCMEIATRHGLKVKALMSIGHPGESPETVQATQDWLLAVQPDDFDATVITTYPGTPYFDDAIETAPGVWTYTSPKNGDRLHSIEIDYRETVEYYKGMPGQYRSYVYTDHLTSDDLVRLRDGLETEVRSRLNIPFNQSAPSMQFEHSMGQGDIPASILRASSGTPAARAEAG; encoded by the coding sequence ATGGACCATTTTCAAGTGGCGATGGCTCCCGGCCGGATGACGATGAACATGTCGCCCCCACCATGGCCCAAGACTGCCTGCTCGATCGACCGAGTGTGCCTCATGATTCCTCCATCGGTCTTCCTGCTCGACGAACGTGTCTTCATGACATTGGGGATACTGAAAGTCGCGGCCATGTTGGAGCAAGCCGGCGTGGCCGTCGAAGTCTTGGACCTGTCAGGTATCAGCAACTATGAAGAGGTTGTGACACACCATCTTGCACGGGGCAGCGCCGGTTGCTACGGCCTCACCGCGACGACCCCGCAAATGCCCGCCGCAAGCAGAATTCAGCGACTGATTCGCACCATGCGGCCAGAAGCGAGAGTCATCCTTGGCGGCCCCCACGTGACCTTGATTCATGCGGCTCTCCGTCACGAAGGAAAACGAAACATCTTTGGTCGAGCCCATCGAGCCTGGCGGCAGTTGGAAGACATGTTCGACGTACTCGTGACAGGCGACGGCGAGTTCGCGATATTCGAAGCCCTCGGCCCACGCCCGCCCAAACTCGTCGACGGAGACAACCCTTCCTCTCCACTGTTCCTGTCCAGCCATCACCTGGCTCAGCTTCCGTTTCCCGCCCGTCATCTGGTGGACGTAGAGAGCTATCGCTATACGATCGATGGTGTCCGGGCGCTCTCCCTCATCGCTCAGCTCGGCTGTCCTTTCGGGTGCGGATTCTGCGGGGGCCGAAAAAGTCCCATGCTGCGGCGCATGCGCATGCGTGAAGCCGGCCACGTCGTGGAAGAAATGGTGCACATGTACAACACCTACGGCGTCACCGGATTCATGCTGTACGACGATGAGATGAATGTGAATCCGAACGTCGTCGGCCTGATGCAGTCGATCACCGCCGCTCAGCGCCGCCTGGGAGTCCGCTTTCATCTGCGCGGGTTCGTGAAAGCCGAACTGTTCACCGAGGAGCAGGCACGGGCGATGTCCGACGCCGGCTTCCGATGGATTTTGGTCGGGTTTGAGTCCGGGCACGAGCGCATTCTCACGACGATCCAAAAACAGGCGTCCCGCGATGAAAACACGCGGTGCATGGAGATCGCCACACGCCACGGCTTGAAGGTGAAAGCCCTGATGTCGATCGGCCATCCCGGCGAATCACCGGAAACCGTGCAAGCCACTCAAGACTGGCTCCTCGCCGTCCAACCTGACGACTTTGACGCCACGGTCATCACCACCTATCCAGGCACACCCTATTTCGACGACGCCATCGAAACCGCTCCCGGAGTCTGGACCTATACCTCGCCGAAGAACGGTGACCGTTTGCACAGCATCGAAATCGACTATCGGGAAACCGTTGAATACTACAAAGGGATGCCCGGCCAATATCGGTCCTACGTCTATACGGATCACCTCACGTCCGACGATCTGGTGCGGCTGAGAGACGGGCTTGAGACCGAGGTCCGAAGCCGGTTGAATATCCCCTTCAACCAGAGTGCACCTTCGATGCAATTCGAACATTCGATGGGACAAGGCGACATCCCCGCCTCCATACTTCGCGCCTCTTCCGGCACCCCTGCCGCCCGCGCAGAAGCCGGCTGA
- the holB gene encoding DNA polymerase III subunit delta', which produces MPFADVIGHEQAKTLLRSAILQNRLAHAYLFHGEDRIGKRLLALRLAQMLLCETLSDARQPDACGTCRACQQVEARTHPDFLVIEPDQEMANPQIKIESIRDIEHQMIYRPLIGNRKICLIDEADRMTIGAANALLKTLEEPPDHSLFILVSSRPYALPATIRSRCQALRLTPPAHTQVEAAVILKRELPPADARFLALLSEGQLGRALQCDLEQARTTQKEFATIFSAKGLQSFSTVLAAAEALAKGDRGPEAFDWLLRWLRDILLIAVGAGSDHILNLEQRADMQQLAERIDIDELLTLIGDLDMLERQAHRNLNIQIALETILLRVRQLLTPPGTADRSR; this is translated from the coding sequence CCAAAACCGCCTGGCCCATGCCTATCTCTTCCACGGTGAAGACCGGATCGGCAAGCGCCTGCTGGCCCTGCGACTGGCGCAAATGCTGCTCTGCGAAACCCTGTCCGACGCCCGCCAGCCTGACGCCTGTGGTACGTGCCGGGCTTGTCAGCAGGTGGAGGCGCGCACGCATCCGGATTTTCTGGTCATCGAACCGGATCAAGAAATGGCCAATCCCCAAATCAAGATTGAGTCCATTCGAGACATCGAACATCAGATGATCTATCGCCCGCTCATCGGGAATCGGAAAATCTGCCTGATCGACGAAGCCGATCGCATGACCATCGGCGCCGCCAACGCGCTGCTGAAAACACTGGAAGAACCGCCCGACCACAGCCTGTTCATTCTCGTCTCAAGCCGGCCCTATGCGCTCCCAGCCACCATTCGCTCGCGTTGCCAGGCCTTACGGCTCACGCCGCCGGCACACACCCAGGTCGAAGCGGCGGTGATTCTCAAGCGCGAACTCCCGCCGGCTGATGCGCGTTTTCTCGCCCTGCTCAGCGAAGGGCAACTGGGACGTGCGCTGCAATGCGATCTCGAACAGGCGCGCACCACCCAGAAGGAATTTGCGACCATCTTCTCCGCCAAGGGACTGCAGTCTTTCTCGACCGTCCTGGCTGCCGCGGAAGCGCTCGCCAAGGGAGACCGCGGACCGGAAGCATTTGACTGGTTGCTTCGCTGGCTCCGCGACATCCTGCTCATCGCCGTCGGGGCCGGCTCCGACCATATCCTCAATCTCGAGCAACGAGCCGACATGCAGCAGCTTGCGGAGCGCATCGACATCGACGAATTGCTTACGTTGATCGGGGACCTCGACATGTTGGAACGGCAGGCGCATCGGAACCTGAACATTCAAATCGCCCTCGAAACCATCCTGCTCCGAGTCCGACAGCTCCTGACCCCGCCGGGCACCGCCGACCGCTCACGATAA
- a CDS encoding glycosyltransferase family 2 protein — translation MKLSIIIPAFNEQDTLEGLVRRVQAVDLGNVQKEIIVVDDASRDRTRDVMKGIAGIVPISHAINLGKGAALTTGIHAATGELVIFQDADLEYSPEDYPAVIAPLLEGRCEAVMGSRFLHERPTFWGRGRSPYWNHYLGNVLILAITNRLYGKQFTDYEGCYKAFIRRLLLDTPVQAKGFEFDNELMCKLIRKGVRIEEVPIRYAPRTYAQGKKITWRHGMVILWTIFKWRWLPAG, via the coding sequence ATGAAACTCTCCATTATCATCCCCGCATTTAACGAGCAGGACACGCTCGAAGGACTCGTGCGACGAGTGCAAGCCGTGGATCTGGGAAACGTGCAGAAAGAAATCATTGTCGTCGACGATGCTTCGCGCGACCGCACAAGGGATGTGATGAAAGGCATCGCCGGCATCGTTCCGATCAGCCATGCTATCAATCTCGGCAAGGGAGCTGCGCTTACCACCGGAATTCACGCCGCGACGGGAGAATTGGTGATCTTTCAGGATGCAGACCTTGAATACTCGCCGGAAGATTATCCCGCCGTCATTGCACCCCTTCTCGAAGGCCGTTGCGAAGCCGTGATGGGGTCGCGCTTCCTCCATGAGCGCCCCACATTCTGGGGCCGAGGCCGCTCACCCTATTGGAATCACTACCTTGGAAATGTGCTCATCCTCGCCATCACCAACCGGCTCTATGGGAAACAATTCACGGACTACGAAGGGTGCTACAAAGCCTTCATCCGCCGGCTGCTACTGGACACTCCTGTCCAAGCCAAAGGGTTCGAATTCGACAATGAGTTGATGTGCAAATTGATCCGCAAAGGCGTTCGGATCGAAGAAGTTCCCATCCGGTATGCCCCCCGTACGTACGCACAAGGGAAGAAGATCACCTGGCGACATGGAATGGTGATCTTATGGACCATTTTCAAGTGGCGATGGCTCCCGGCCGGATGA
- the ftsH gene encoding ATP-dependent zinc metalloprotease FtsH — MDPKQRQFSIWYMFIALWVLILIQTFLPSLFNPTEIPYSEFKSAVEAGKVTEVTVSPQVIHGKMKEDKVFHTIRIEDPDLLHSLAQHQVKVTGMIESTLFRDLLSWILPIVLFFGVWWFLLRRMGQSQGFMTVGQSKAKIYVENEVKVTFADVAGVDEAKQELEEIIEFLKTPEKFRRLGGKIPKGILLVGPPGTGKTLLAKAVAGEAGVPFFSISGSEFVEMFVGVGAARVRDLFEQAKSKAPCIIFLDELDALGKARGVGPMAHEEREQTLNQLLVEMDGFDSRVGVILVAATNRPEILDPALLRAGRFDRQVLVDRPDKIGRLAILKVHARSITLANQADLDTIAAMTPGFVGADLANLLNEAALLAVRRGKDTVSLSELQEAVERVIGGLEKKNRVLNKMERARVAHHEVGHALMALSIPGGDAVHKISIIPRGIAALGYTMQLPTEDRFLMTESELKNRIAVLLGGRAAEEVIYGEVSTGAQDDLRKATDIAKSMIKAYGMSEKLGQVSLERDRQSVFLQTGPSQTPGDYSEHTSREIDCEVRLLIDEQYERARDLIKAQEATLRHAAQVLLEKETITGEELKALAAAQ, encoded by the coding sequence ATGGATCCCAAACAACGACAATTCTCCATCTGGTACATGTTCATTGCGCTCTGGGTCCTCATTCTGATCCAGACGTTTCTCCCGTCCCTGTTCAACCCCACCGAAATCCCCTACAGCGAATTCAAATCCGCCGTGGAAGCGGGCAAGGTCACCGAAGTGACGGTCTCGCCGCAAGTCATTCACGGCAAGATGAAGGAAGATAAGGTCTTCCATACCATTCGCATCGAAGACCCCGACCTGCTGCACAGCCTCGCCCAACACCAGGTCAAGGTGACGGGCATGATCGAGAGCACCCTGTTTCGGGATCTGCTGTCGTGGATTCTGCCGATCGTGCTGTTCTTCGGCGTCTGGTGGTTCCTGCTGCGCCGCATGGGCCAGAGCCAAGGATTCATGACGGTCGGGCAAAGCAAAGCCAAAATTTATGTCGAGAACGAGGTGAAGGTCACCTTCGCCGACGTGGCGGGCGTCGACGAGGCGAAGCAGGAACTGGAAGAGATCATCGAGTTTCTCAAGACGCCGGAAAAATTCCGGCGCCTCGGCGGCAAAATCCCCAAGGGCATTCTGCTCGTCGGCCCTCCCGGCACGGGCAAAACGCTGCTCGCGAAAGCAGTCGCCGGGGAAGCCGGCGTGCCGTTTTTTTCCATCAGCGGGTCGGAGTTCGTCGAAATGTTTGTTGGTGTCGGCGCGGCTCGTGTCCGCGACCTGTTCGAGCAGGCCAAGAGCAAAGCGCCCTGCATCATTTTCCTCGATGAACTCGACGCGTTAGGCAAAGCGCGCGGGGTTGGTCCCATGGCCCATGAGGAACGGGAACAGACCCTCAACCAACTGCTCGTCGAAATGGACGGGTTCGATTCGCGCGTCGGCGTCATCCTCGTGGCCGCCACGAACCGGCCAGAGATTCTCGATCCCGCACTGCTGCGAGCCGGCCGTTTCGACCGCCAGGTGTTGGTAGACCGGCCCGACAAGATCGGCCGCCTTGCGATTCTGAAAGTCCACGCGCGCAGCATTACCCTCGCCAACCAGGCCGATCTCGACACCATCGCCGCCATGACCCCCGGCTTCGTCGGCGCCGACCTGGCCAATCTCCTCAACGAAGCGGCGTTGCTGGCCGTACGGCGCGGCAAGGACACGGTGAGCTTGTCCGAACTGCAAGAAGCCGTCGAGCGCGTCATCGGCGGGTTGGAAAAGAAGAACCGGGTGCTGAACAAGATGGAGCGGGCCCGCGTGGCGCATCACGAGGTCGGCCATGCGCTGATGGCCCTCTCCATTCCAGGCGGCGATGCGGTCCACAAAATCTCCATCATCCCTCGAGGTATTGCCGCGCTGGGCTACACCATGCAGCTCCCCACTGAAGATCGTTTTCTCATGACCGAGTCCGAGCTCAAGAACCGCATCGCCGTTCTGCTGGGCGGGCGCGCGGCGGAAGAAGTCATCTACGGCGAGGTCTCCACCGGTGCGCAGGACGATCTACGCAAGGCCACCGATATCGCCAAGAGCATGATTAAGGCATACGGCATGAGCGAAAAATTAGGCCAGGTCAGCTTGGAGCGGGACCGGCAGTCCGTCTTTTTGCAAACCGGTCCGTCTCAAACGCCAGGCGACTATAGTGAGCACACGTCGAGAGAAATCGATTGCGAAGTTCGACTCTTGATCGACGAGCAATACGAACGGGCACGTGATCTCATCAAAGCCCAGGAAGCCACGCTTCGGCATGCGGCTCAAGTGTTACTTGAAAAAGAAACGATCACCGGCGAGGAGCTCAAGGCCCTCGCTGCTGCACAGTAA
- the metG gene encoding methionine--tRNA ligase yields the protein MSTRDTFYITTPIYYVNDVPHIGHAYTTVAADVLARYWRLRGRDVFFLTGLDEHGQKVQQAAAKAGVDPQAHCDRLAPQFTHLWDRLNISHNAFIRTTDKPHQSVVQRYLQQLFDKQLIYKADYTGWYCTFDERFWTEKDVVGGLCPDCKRPIEQLSEHNYFFKMGQYQDQLQRHILEHPDFIRPESRRNEVLGFLQTQKLGDLSISRPKSRLSWGIELPFDKDYVTYVWFDALVNYISALEYLPQGHPAGLRYWPADVHLVGKDILTTHAVYWSAMLMALEQPLPNTIFAHGWWTVDGEKMSKSRGNVVDPNKMVDQFGADAFRYFLLREVPFGQDGDFSHSALVTTVNAKLANGIGNLLSRTLTMIERSCAGVIPERGPAVLPELEQRIEDLATQLPGKTETGFNALQFRDVLLMIEELNGLCDEYIDKSAPWKLAKQPEAQPQLHTVLNTSARALRLLALLLYPFMPKAAAQMIEQLGLSLDLSKPLAAEAGRWDAPLAGSNIQKGASLFPRIESKPQGAKPVSDTPASPQPTAAAPTTTPAAPQSSAPATIPAATTAAAQPAQITIDDFMKVQLKAAKVLAAERVPKSEKLLKLQVSLGTEQRQIVAGIGKKYEPEALVGKTIVIVANLKPAKLMGIESQGMVLAAGDSEVRGLATFIEDVEPGTKVK from the coding sequence ATGAGCACTCGCGATACCTTCTACATCACCACGCCGATTTACTACGTCAACGACGTGCCGCATATCGGTCACGCCTATACCACCGTCGCCGCCGATGTGCTCGCGCGCTATTGGCGATTGCGTGGACGCGACGTATTTTTCCTGACGGGCCTCGACGAACACGGACAGAAAGTGCAACAGGCCGCGGCGAAGGCCGGCGTCGATCCTCAAGCGCACTGCGATCGCCTCGCGCCGCAGTTCACACACCTCTGGGATCGGTTGAACATTTCCCATAATGCCTTCATTCGCACCACCGACAAGCCACACCAATCCGTTGTTCAACGATATCTTCAACAGTTATTCGATAAGCAATTGATTTACAAAGCAGACTACACGGGCTGGTACTGCACGTTCGACGAACGGTTCTGGACGGAGAAAGATGTCGTCGGCGGGCTCTGCCCGGACTGCAAACGGCCGATCGAGCAACTGAGCGAGCACAATTATTTCTTCAAGATGGGCCAGTATCAGGATCAACTGCAGCGGCACATCCTGGAGCATCCGGATTTCATCCGGCCTGAATCGCGCCGCAATGAAGTCCTGGGATTTTTGCAAACTCAAAAGCTGGGTGACCTCTCGATCTCACGACCCAAATCGCGACTGTCGTGGGGCATCGAACTTCCCTTCGACAAGGACTATGTCACCTACGTATGGTTCGATGCGCTGGTCAATTACATCTCGGCGCTCGAATATCTGCCGCAAGGACATCCGGCCGGCTTACGTTACTGGCCAGCCGACGTCCACCTGGTCGGGAAGGATATCCTCACCACACACGCCGTGTACTGGTCCGCTATGTTGATGGCGCTGGAGCAACCACTCCCGAACACGATCTTTGCCCACGGGTGGTGGACGGTGGACGGCGAGAAGATGTCCAAGAGCCGCGGCAATGTCGTCGATCCCAACAAGATGGTCGATCAATTCGGCGCCGATGCCTTCCGCTACTTCCTGCTGCGCGAAGTGCCCTTCGGACAGGACGGCGATTTTTCGCACAGCGCCCTGGTCACGACCGTCAACGCCAAACTCGCCAACGGCATCGGCAACCTTCTGAGCCGTACGCTCACCATGATCGAACGATCCTGCGCCGGCGTCATCCCCGAACGGGGCCCGGCTGTGCTGCCGGAACTGGAACAACGCATCGAGGACTTGGCCACACAACTTCCCGGCAAAACCGAAACGGGCTTCAACGCCCTGCAGTTCCGAGACGTCCTGTTGATGATCGAAGAACTCAACGGCCTCTGCGATGAATACATCGACAAGAGTGCCCCGTGGAAACTGGCCAAACAGCCGGAGGCACAACCGCAATTACACACGGTGCTGAACACCTCCGCCCGCGCCCTTCGACTGCTGGCGTTGCTGCTCTATCCATTCATGCCCAAGGCTGCCGCGCAGATGATCGAGCAGCTCGGATTGTCGCTGGACCTATCCAAGCCACTCGCGGCGGAGGCCGGCCGTTGGGACGCGCCACTGGCCGGCAGCAACATTCAAAAAGGCGCCTCGCTGTTCCCCCGCATCGAATCCAAACCACAAGGAGCCAAACCCGTGAGTGATACGCCCGCATCTCCGCAACCGACTGCCGCAGCCCCGACCACAACCCCCGCTGCGCCACAATCTTCCGCTCCGGCCACCATACCGGCTGCCACCACAGCCGCCGCGCAACCGGCGCAGATCACCATCGACGACTTCATGAAGGTGCAACTCAAAGCGGCCAAGGTCTTGGCGGCGGAACGCGTGCCGAAATCGGAGAAGCTGTTGAAGCTCCAAGTCAGCCTCGGCACCGAGCAACGTCAAATCGTCGCCGGCATCGGCAAGAAATACGAACCGGAAGCCCTAGTCGGAAAAACCATCGTCATCGTGGCGAACCTCAAACCGGCGAAACTCATGGGCATCGAATCGCAGGGCATGGTCCTCGCCGCGGGTGATAGCGAAGTGCGAGGGCTCGCCACCTTCATCGAAGACGTGGAGCCCGGCACCAAAGTGAAATGA